In one Magallana gigas chromosome 7, xbMagGiga1.1, whole genome shotgun sequence genomic region, the following are encoded:
- the LOC105345490 gene encoding prostaglandin E2 receptor EP4 subtype, with translation MNNLTDVYNMFTTSTEDVNSVNNSTPPLNLTTTTRVYENIAPVTLLFFFGVSGNVIALLVLICSAKTHKWRPFYRLVFGLAISDGGGILASYPFAEYRYISNFEYVFPKAVCDYVGFVFMFTLMSSAMIVCCMSLDRFYAIFFPILYNTPTKNRRVLVMLGVAWTLAGILSSLHLYGLGSSLNYYPGSWCFLDFIDMSVSSNVIYSYIYATTGAVVVILTVTVNFIVIVFFIRHKFKKSTKATKHKDLSVVLFLLTIVLVFTSCWAPLMMNIFQHASFSITGQGKTELNLLRMAVTNSVIDPWIYILFRKESLVMLLNLKNRLLKDNSSQQTSTSRSGLSENR, from the exons ATGAACAACTTAACGGACGTATATAATATGTTCACCACATCTACAGAAGACGTCAACTCCGTCAACAACTCTACCCCGCCACTGAACCTAACAACCACAACGCGTGTGTACGAAAACATTGCTCCTGTCACCCTGCTGTTTTTCTTTGGGGTGTCCGGCAACGTCATTGCTCTGCTCGTTCTGATTTGTTCTGCTAAGACTCACAAATGGCGCCCGTTTTACAGGCTGGTATTTGGACTCGCTATTTCAGATGGTGGGGGGATTTTAGCGTCCTACCCGTTCGCTGAGTATCGATACATTTCTAATTTTGAATACGTTTTCCCAAAGGCAGTGTGTGACTACGTAGGATTCGTCTTCATGTTCACCTTAATGTCGTCTGCCATGATCGTCTGCTGTATGTCTCTTGATCGCTTCTACGCGATATTTTTTCCAATCCTGTACAACACTCCGACAAAGAATCGTCGAGTTCTGGTTATGCTTGGGGTAGCTTGGACGTTAGCGGGGATCCTTAGTTCTCTTCACCTATACGGCTTAGGCTCCAGTTTGAACTACTACCCGGGGTCCTGGTGTTTTCTGGACTTCATCGACATGTCGGTGTCATCGAATGTCATCTATTCCTACATCTACGCCACCACTGGAGCAGTGGTCGTCATACTGACGGTGACCGTCAACTTCATCGTCATCGTGTTTTTCATTCGTCACAAGTTCAAAAAATCGACAAAAGCAACCAAACACAAGGATCTTTCAGTGGTTCTTTTCTTGCTGACTATTGTCTTAGTCTTCACTTCCTGCTGGGCTCCACTTATG atGAATATTTTTCAGCACGCTTCTTTTTCTATAACTGGACAGGGAAAGACGGAACTAAATCTTTTGCGCATGGCGGTGACCAACTCAGTTATTGACCCTTGGATTTATATTCTTTTCCGGAAGGAATCGCTTGTGATGCTGTTGAATCTTAAGAATCGTTTACTAAAAGATAACAGCTCTCAACAAACAAGTACATCAAGATCAGGACTCTCAGAGAACAGATAA
- the LOC105345488 gene encoding thioredoxin, whose protein sequence is MKEIFTQDELDDLLRSAGQKLVIVDFWATWCGPCKVIGPMFRKLANDPEYEKDVIFASVDVDEANELAEEIGIECMPTIMFFKNSEKIDEMSGANKAKLVEKIEELRKR, encoded by the exons ATGAAGGAAATATTCACTCAG GACGAGTTGGATGACTTGCTGAGGAGCGCGGGACAGAAGCTGGTCATCGTTGACTTCTGGGCCACGTGGTGTGGACCGTGTAAGGTGATTGGGCCCATGTTCCGG AAACTTGCCAATGACCCAGAGTACGAGAAAGATGTAATATTCGCCTCCGTGGACGTGGATGAGGCTAAT GAGCTGGCTGAGGAAATAGGAATTGAGTGTATGCCAACGataatgtttttcaaaaacagCGAAAAG attgATGAAATGTCTGGTGCCAACAAAGCCAAACTCGTGGAGAAGATAGAGGAGCTCCGAAAGAGATga